The Pantoea nemavictus genome includes a region encoding these proteins:
- a CDS encoding IS110 family transposase, protein MQTRMPVGIDIASKKFDVAVWKGETSYKTKVFPNTPKGFSALKKWLGPFGCCHICMEATGAYSEPLATFLHDEGYDVSVENPARIKRFGQAELNRNKTDKDDARMIARYCKMHGPSLWQPAPLNERRLKALVKRLTNLQEMRQMEENRLEISDAVVQPSIRVVIAALDAQIDETKRAINDHINNDPDLKKNKELLESIPGIAGVLSSTMLAYMGDMSRFRSSKALVAWVGLNPMRQESGEWKGKSRLSKMGNSAMRKALYMPAIVAMKWNPAVISLKNRLDAGRKTGKVVVCAAMKKLLQLAYGVLKSGRPFDTKICLAR, encoded by the coding sequence ATGCAAACACGTATGCCCGTCGGTATTGATATTGCTTCGAAAAAGTTTGATGTGGCCGTCTGGAAAGGCGAGACGTCTTACAAAACCAAAGTCTTCCCCAACACGCCTAAAGGCTTCAGCGCCCTGAAGAAATGGCTGGGGCCGTTCGGCTGCTGCCATATCTGCATGGAGGCCACCGGCGCGTACAGCGAGCCGCTGGCCACCTTCCTGCACGATGAGGGCTATGACGTCAGCGTGGAAAATCCGGCGCGCATTAAGCGCTTTGGCCAGGCCGAACTGAACCGTAATAAGACGGATAAGGACGACGCGCGCATGATAGCGCGCTACTGCAAAATGCACGGCCCCTCGCTGTGGCAGCCGGCACCACTCAATGAGCGCAGGCTGAAAGCGCTGGTGAAGCGCCTGACGAACCTTCAGGAAATGCGGCAGATGGAAGAGAACCGTCTGGAGATATCGGATGCGGTAGTGCAGCCCTCAATCCGCGTGGTCATTGCGGCGCTGGATGCGCAGATAGACGAAACAAAGCGGGCAATAAACGACCATATCAATAATGACCCGGACCTTAAAAAGAACAAAGAGCTGCTTGAATCTATCCCGGGTATCGCGGGCGTGCTGAGCAGCACGATGCTGGCGTATATGGGCGATATGTCGAGGTTCAGAAGCAGCAAGGCGCTTGTGGCGTGGGTGGGTCTGAACCCGATGCGGCAGGAGTCCGGCGAGTGGAAAGGCAAAAGCCGGTTATCGAAGATGGGGAACAGCGCGATGCGTAAGGCGTTGTACATGCCAGCGATAGTGGCAATGAAGTGGAATCCGGCGGTCATCTCGCTGAAGAACCGTCTGGATGCGGGCAGGAAAACGGGAAAAGTCGTGGTATGCGCGGCGATGAAGAAGCTGCTCCAGCTGGCTTATGGTGTGCTGAAATCAGGCCGTCCGTTCGATACCAAAATATGTCTTGCCAGGTAA
- the sapA gene encoding ABC transporter substrate-binding protein SapA, translated as MPKLFPSLLLGLSMMSASAWAAPTDNIRNSGFVYCVNGTVNTFNPQMVSSGLVVDTLAAQLYDRLLDVDPYTYRLIPDLAQSWEVRDNGATYRFHLRKDVAFQHTNWFKPTRKMNADDVVFSFARMFDRKHPWHNVNGGSYPYFDSLQFADSVQSVKKLDSDTVEIRLNSPDASFLWHIATHYAPILSQEYANNLSAKGQQEQLDREPVGTGPFQLSEYRTGQYLRLARNPQYWKGVPRLQQVVIDLGVGGTGRLSKLLTGECDVLAYPAASQLSILRDDPRLRMTLRPGMNIAYLAFNTRKPPLDRPEVRHALALAINNERLMESIYYGTAETAASILPRASWAYDSDARVTEYNPAKAREALKALGLENLHLRLVVPSSSQSWNPSPLKTAELLQADLAQVGVRVTIAPVEGRFQEAQLMEMNHDLTLTGWATDSNDPDSFFRPLLSCAAIRSQTNYAHWCSPAFDESLQHALLSQQLSARIDSYDKAQQILAQELPVLPLASSLRLQAYRHDIKGLVLSPFGNASFAGVYRDESSEE; from the coding sequence ATGCCAAAATTATTCCCTTCTCTGCTGCTTGGTCTCAGCATGATGAGTGCGTCAGCGTGGGCCGCGCCAACCGATAACATCCGCAACAGCGGTTTTGTCTATTGTGTTAACGGCACGGTCAATACCTTTAATCCTCAAATGGTGAGTAGCGGCTTAGTGGTTGATACGCTGGCGGCGCAGCTCTATGACCGCCTGCTCGACGTGGATCCTTACACCTATCGGCTGATTCCTGACCTCGCCCAGAGCTGGGAAGTGCGCGATAACGGCGCCACCTACCGTTTTCACCTGCGCAAAGATGTCGCCTTCCAGCACACCAACTGGTTTAAACCGACGCGCAAAATGAACGCCGATGATGTGGTGTTCAGCTTTGCGCGCATGTTCGACCGCAAGCATCCGTGGCATAACGTTAACGGTGGTAGCTATCCTTATTTTGACAGCCTGCAGTTCGCCGATTCGGTGCAGAGCGTCAAGAAGCTCGACAGCGATACGGTTGAGATTCGCCTCAACAGCCCGGACGCCTCCTTCCTCTGGCATATCGCCACGCATTACGCGCCGATTCTGTCACAGGAATACGCCAACAATCTCAGCGCTAAGGGCCAGCAGGAGCAGCTGGATCGTGAACCGGTCGGCACCGGCCCGTTCCAGCTGAGTGAATACCGCACCGGACAATATCTGCGGCTGGCGCGTAACCCGCAGTACTGGAAAGGCGTTCCGCGCCTGCAGCAGGTGGTGATTGATCTCGGCGTCGGCGGTACCGGACGTTTATCCAAACTGCTGACCGGCGAATGCGATGTGCTGGCCTATCCTGCCGCCAGCCAGCTGAGCATCTTGCGCGATGACCCGCGTCTGCGCATGACGCTGCGCCCCGGCATGAACATCGCCTATCTGGCGTTTAATACGCGCAAGCCGCCGCTCGATCGCCCGGAAGTGCGTCACGCGCTGGCGCTGGCGATCAATAACGAACGCCTGATGGAGTCGATCTATTACGGTACCGCAGAGACCGCCGCCTCGATTTTGCCGCGTGCCTCCTGGGCTTACGACAGCGATGCGCGCGTCACCGAATACAACCCGGCTAAAGCGCGTGAAGCACTGAAAGCGCTCGGTCTGGAGAATCTGCATTTGCGCCTGGTGGTGCCCTCATCGTCGCAGTCATGGAATCCCAGCCCGCTAAAAACCGCTGAACTGTTACAAGCCGATTTGGCTCAGGTTGGCGTGCGCGTGACTATTGCACCGGTTGAAGGCCGCTTTCAGGAAGCGCAATTAATGGAGATGAATCACGATCTCACCCTAACCGGCTGGGCCACGGACAGTAACGATCCCGACAGTTTTTTCCGGCCCCTGTTGAGCTGCGCAGCCATCCGTTCACAGACCAACTATGCGCACTGGTGCTCGCCAGCTTTTGATGAATCCCTACAACATGCGCTGTTGTCGCAGCAGCTGTCGGCGCGCATTGATAGCTACGATAAAGCGCAGCAGATTTTAGCGCAGGAGCTACCGGTATTACCGCTGGCCTCTTCGCTGCGTTTGCAGGCCTATCGCCATGATATTAAAGGCTTAGTGCTGAGCCCGTTTGGTAACGCCTCATTTGCTGGCGTCTACCGCGATGAGAGCAGCGAGGAGTAA